One Hevea brasiliensis isolate MT/VB/25A 57/8 chromosome 5, ASM3005281v1, whole genome shotgun sequence genomic region harbors:
- the LOC110642359 gene encoding uncharacterized protein LOC110642359, producing the protein MLSGIRPTNTYSEPSSKMGFSSVGVQKSSKQQQNSKIVKDVVLPTQVKQSIKHQDKLKAKSCTIKPYDDPPRELTQHSNSRTLVQQKTSGNCQQLSVMVRATKDDELIKYMSNLPCYLQRVEKTENIQDKALNVGVLDWSRLENWKCNQKDTLVEAGNNASLPSSNLSTKMMTRSSTFYSQARNETSAYQSKQHPSLSCRNNSSHNDGISQDANSSVRDAIHFQDVANAAKRHFDGHKRALWNKKSFDRNSSDTAFEKGRRRELHDRIASKVQNGSSNSRYNGMPFGPKESDREAKQMVEEMQEMHTKRKSFKHKKIPNRGASSSKLRYYDTSPSAKEKKNVDDSRTEKRMELQESAIDFPAQHQADEKKRIIHFFTKKFSHNSFQEQPRTSLDENVSEAYQNTLSDGFSDEVFSSELQYDIPHSCPLPSRAEINIDQQEMAPGVINTRHAELSSNASNNVKSSNGNLVETLKISDQDTSELAARKGRHPSPNRRFSFSLGQMTRSFSFKESSAVPRLSSTYVSVKSGPVISKASAGLDNSSREKASCHRGRSSPLRRLLDPLLKSRILTPTGSAETDQPLRGSLNSYSFKPINTTESLRTEKHEASTIQAHLLITKRNGLPLFRFVINNNNIIIGAPVKNLMSPGKNDSGCNYAFYAIDEIKKKSGSWINQGIKEKSCGFVYNVVGQMKINSSSLDFSGQNSNTQCMVKESVLFGVELRQTGQVSPKLVQNTELAAIVVKMPGGNLGFDKRQTDKEENIIEKGFSWHLLDNENSNSCTVILPGGVHSLPNTGVPSPLIHRWRSGGSCDCGGWDVGCKLRILSSEIEHHKLPRTSNACLTSNRFELFVQGEAQLDKPIFSLAPIEKGKYSVEFSPSISLLQAFFICVTVISCRISSDLAELSNVTEEKVLQDSENLNDVMKKIRTTVLGKVPLKYTPSPPVSPAGRV; encoded by the exons ATGTTGTCAGGAATAAGACCAACTAATACATATTCAGAACCGTCTAGCAAAATGGGATTCAGCAGTGTAGGTGTACAAAAGAGTTCAAAACAGCAGCAGAATTCCAAGATAGTGAAGGATGTGGTTCTTCCAACCCAAGTAAAGCAGAGTATAAAGCATCAAGACAAGTTAAAAGCTAAGAGTTGTACTATTAAGCCATATGATGATCCGCCCCGTGAACTAACACAACATTCAAATTCCAGGACCTTGGTCCAACAAAAAACTTCAGGGAATTGTCAGCAGCTGTCTGTCATGGTAAGGGCAACAAAAGATGATGAGCTTATCAAGTATATGTCAAATCTGCCTTGTTATCTCCAGCGTGTGGAGAAAACAGAAAACATCCAGGATAAGGCTTTAAATGTTGGGGTTTTGGATTGGTCCCGTTTAGAGAATTGGAAATGCAACCAAAAGGACACCCTGGTGGAAGCGGGCAATAATGCATCCTTGCCTAGCAGTAATTTGTCAACTAAAATGATGACTAGATCATCTACTTTCTATAGTCAAGCTCGCAATGAGACTTCTGCCTATCAAAGCAAGCAGCATCCCTCTCTTTCTTGTAGAAATAATTCTTCTCATAATGATGGCATTTCTCAAGATGCCAACTCATCTGTCCGGGATGCCATACACTTTCAGGATGTGGCAAATGCTGCCAAACGCCATTTTGATGGACACAAGAGAGCATTGTGGAACAAGAAGTCTTTTGACAGAAATAGTTCAGATACTGCTTTTGAGAAGGGGAGAAGAAGAGAGTTGCATGATAGAATTGCTTCAAAAGTTCAGAATGGGTCATCCAATTCCAGATATAACGGTATGCCATTTGGACCCAAAGAAAGTGATAGAGAGGCCAAGCAGATGGTTGAGGAAATGCAAGAAATGCATACaaagagaaaatcttttaaacatAAGAAAATTCCAAACAGGGGAGCTTCATCATCAAAGCTGAGATATTATGACACTTCACCCAGTGCAAAGGAAAAGAAGAATGTCGACGATAGTAGAACAGAGAAGAGAATGGAGCTGCAAGAATCAGCTATTGATTTTCCTGCTCAACATCAAGCTGATGAGAAGAAAAGAATCATTCACTTTTTTACCAAAAAGTTCTCGCACAATAGCTTCCAAGAGCAACCAAGAACATCGTTGGATGAGAATGTATCAGAAGCATATCAGAATACCTTGTCAGATGGCTTTTCTGATGAGGTTTTCTCTTCAGAACTCCAATATGACATTCCTCACTCATGTCCACTGCCTTCTAGAGCTGAGATTAACATTGACCAGCAGGAGATGGCACCTGGTGTAATCAATACTCGGCATGCGGAGCTGTCATCCAATGCAAGCAACAATGTTAAGTCGTCAAATGGAAATCTAGTCGAAACTTTAAAGATATCGGACCAAGATACATCAGAACTGGCAGCTAGAAAAGGCAGACATCCATCACCAAATCGCCGATTTAGCTTCAGCTTAGGTCAGATGACCAGAAGTTTTAGCTTCAAGGAGAGTTCAGCTGTCCCACGGTTGAGCTCCACATATGTTTCAGTGAAGTCTGGTCCTGTGATATCTAAAGCTTCTGCTGGTTTGGATAATTCAAGCAGAGAGAAAGCAAGTTGTCATAGAGGTAGATCCAGCCCTTTGAGAAGGTTACTGGATCCATTACTGAAGTCCAGGATTTTAACTCCAACTGGTTCTGCTGAAACTGATCAGCCATTAAGAGGAAGCCTGAATTCCTACAGCTTTAAGCCTATTAACACCACTGAATCACTTCGGACTGAAAAGCATGAGGCATCAACTATACAAGCTCACCTGTTGATTACAAAAAGGAATGGACTTCCTTTGTTCAGATTTGTGATCAATAATAACAATATTATTATTGGGGCGCCTGTGAAAAATTTAATGTCACCTGGGAAGAATGATTCAGGCTGCAACTATGCATTTTATGCCATTGATGAAATCAAGAAAAAAAGTGGCAGCTGGATAAATCAAGGTATTAAAGAGAAAAGTTGTGGCTTTGTCTATAATGTGGTTGGCCAGATGAAGATTAACAGCTCTTCCTTggatttttctgggcagaactCCAATACCCAGTGTATGGTAAAAGAGTCTGTGTTGTTTGGCGTTGAGCTAAGACAGACAGGTCAGGTATCTCCAAAGTTAGTGCAAAACacggagcttgcagctattgttgtCAAAATGCCTGGTGGAAACTTAGGCTTTGACAAGCGGCAGACTGATAAAGAAGAAAATATCATAGAAAAGGGCTTCTCATGGCACTTGCTGGACAATGAAAACTCTAATAGTTGTACAGTCATACTTCCTGGCGGTGTTCATAGTTTGCCAAACACAGGAGTTCCTTCACCACTGATTCACCGATGGAGATCTGGTGGATCATGCGACTGTGGAGGTTGGGATGTTGGTTGCAAACTCCGCATCCTCTCCAGTGAAATCGAACACCATAAGCTTCCAAGGACATCCAATGCTTGCCTCACATCGAATCGTTTTGAACTTTTTGTTCAG GGAGAAGCCCAACTGGATAAACCCATCTTTAGCTTGGCACCAATTGAAAAGGGAAAGTACTCGGTTGAGTTCAGTCCATCAATTTCTTTGTTACAGGCATTCTTCATTTGTGTCACAGTGATAAGTTGCCGGATATCATCTGATCTTGCTGAACTGAGTAACGTGACGGAAGAAAAAGTACTTCAGGATTCCGAAAATCTAAATGATGTAATGAAGAAGATTCGCACCACTGTCCTGGGGAAAGTACCTTTGAAATACACTCCAAGCCCACCTGTTTCACCTGCTGGAAGGGTCTAG